The Buttiauxella selenatireducens genome has a window encoding:
- a CDS encoding dynamin family protein has protein sequence MHTQAIFELSQEAERLLQLALQNLNSLKATSFTTQNDENNAGQSQMGPVVPSAFCPHTLQQQQAMLQNELRKITQNEMVLAIVGTVKAGKSTTINAIIGTEVLPNRNRPMTALPTLIRHTPGQREPVLHFPYVQPIDQLMHTLQLRLQQTDRATLGRHLEIDRDMAALLTRITEGESFAKHYLGAQPIFHCLKSLNDLVRLSKALDVAFPFKAYAAIEHVPVIEVEFVHLAGINEGYGQLTLLDTPGPNEAGQPHLKKMLQEQLAQASAVLAVLDYTQLKSVSDEDVRKAILGTGSSVPLYALVNKFDQKDRNGDDEEQIKALISGTLMKGMIEPSHVFPVSSMWGYLANRARHELALHTQLPNPDEHRWVQDFADAALGRRWQRDDLADSDIVRQAAELLWQDSQFAEPIKKVLHAAHANASMYALRSACQKLLNYTQGAEEYLNFRCQGLRIASEQLQQNIAAIEEDMSLAAESQQSASAAARSNVNQAVQAMGDFIRRYEQQINANVADYFQQGMVPEKLTRQAMSFGTRRGVDFDARDETLNFDDEPSAQIALHRIRASCEIILTAAQEKMNEELMHLFSYLEVELADTLRNILKPIESRVSQGLAQAGFRTHFNLPVFHVGLLNFNAHKAFNELIEEQDIPVAQLRRPAGMRGTVARWLNSEEWGWEGYTVMQSRYVISLPDVQRKLCEHVASFLLQLNRTLAMQIENAVSEGMTAFFADFSQTLDAIRLNLQQSLLARQQNEDAVMALRQRLELCVRTTRYIHEDTRLLRDDIQTLFTVEQ, from the coding sequence ATGCACACACAAGCAATATTTGAGTTAAGTCAGGAGGCTGAGCGGCTATTACAACTCGCCCTGCAAAACCTTAATTCCTTAAAAGCGACCTCTTTTACTACACAGAATGATGAAAATAACGCAGGGCAATCGCAAATGGGGCCGGTTGTCCCGTCTGCGTTTTGCCCACACACCCTTCAACAGCAGCAGGCAATGCTGCAAAATGAATTACGCAAAATCACCCAGAATGAGATGGTGCTGGCCATTGTAGGCACGGTAAAAGCAGGTAAATCCACCACCATCAACGCCATTATTGGCACAGAAGTTCTGCCTAATCGCAATCGCCCGATGACAGCATTACCGACATTGATTCGCCACACGCCAGGCCAGCGTGAGCCAGTGTTGCATTTTCCTTACGTGCAACCCATCGACCAATTAATGCATACGTTGCAACTTCGTTTGCAACAAACCGACAGAGCAACGCTTGGCAGGCATTTGGAAATTGATCGGGATATGGCGGCGTTATTAACCAGAATAACTGAAGGGGAATCTTTCGCTAAACATTATCTGGGTGCTCAGCCTATTTTTCATTGTCTGAAAAGCCTTAATGATTTAGTGCGTTTATCCAAAGCACTGGATGTTGCTTTTCCCTTTAAAGCCTATGCAGCAATTGAACATGTTCCGGTAATTGAAGTGGAGTTTGTCCATTTAGCGGGAATTAATGAAGGTTATGGGCAACTGACATTATTAGATACGCCTGGCCCGAATGAAGCCGGGCAACCGCATCTGAAAAAAATGCTACAGGAACAACTGGCGCAGGCGTCTGCTGTGCTGGCAGTACTGGATTACACCCAGTTGAAGTCAGTTTCTGACGAAGATGTGCGAAAAGCGATATTAGGCACCGGTTCTTCCGTGCCGTTGTACGCACTGGTGAACAAGTTTGATCAAAAAGACAGAAACGGCGACGACGAAGAACAAATTAAAGCATTGATTTCCGGCACGCTGATGAAAGGAATGATTGAGCCGAGCCATGTTTTCCCGGTTTCTTCCATGTGGGGTTACCTGGCCAATCGCGCGCGTCATGAACTGGCATTACACACTCAGTTGCCGAACCCTGATGAACATCGCTGGGTGCAAGATTTTGCTGATGCCGCGCTGGGGCGTCGTTGGCAACGTGATGATTTGGCGGATAGCGATATTGTGCGCCAGGCGGCGGAACTGCTTTGGCAAGACTCGCAGTTTGCCGAACCCATCAAAAAGGTGCTTCATGCCGCACACGCCAATGCTTCGATGTACGCACTGCGTTCTGCCTGCCAGAAATTACTTAACTACACGCAGGGCGCGGAAGAATACCTGAATTTCCGCTGCCAGGGCTTGCGCATCGCCAGTGAGCAATTGCAGCAGAATATTGCTGCAATTGAAGAGGACATGAGCCTGGCCGCTGAAAGCCAGCAGTCGGCAAGTGCGGCTGCGCGCAGTAACGTAAACCAGGCTGTGCAAGCGATGGGGGATTTTATCCGCCGTTATGAGCAACAGATTAATGCCAACGTAGCCGACTATTTCCAGCAAGGCATGGTGCCTGAAAAACTGACTCGCCAGGCGATGTCGTTTGGAACTCGTCGCGGTGTCGATTTTGACGCCCGCGATGAAACGCTGAATTTTGACGATGAACCATCGGCGCAAATTGCGTTGCACAGAATCCGCGCCTCATGCGAAATCATCCTGACCGCTGCGCAAGAAAAGATGAATGAGGAGCTGATGCATCTGTTCAGTTATCTGGAAGTCGAGCTGGCGGATACGCTACGTAACATCTTAAAACCCATTGAATCCCGAGTCTCACAAGGGCTCGCCCAGGCAGGGTTTCGTACCCATTTCAACCTGCCGGTGTTCCATGTCGGATTGTTAAATTTCAATGCCCATAAAGCATTCAATGAGCTTATCGAAGAGCAGGATATTCCGGTCGCGCAGTTACGCCGTCCGGCTGGGATGCGCGGCACCGTCGCACGTTGGCTCAATAGCGAGGAGTGGGGTTGGGAAGGGTACACCGTGATGCAAAGTCGCTATGTCATTTCGTTGCCCGATGTACAACGCAAGCTGTGCGAGCATGTTGCCAGTTTCCTGTTGCAGCTCAATCGCACCCTGGCTATGCAAATTGAGAATGCAGTGAGTGAGGGAATGACCGCCTTCTTTGCCGATTTTTCCCAGACGTTGGATGCGATACGCCTGAATCTGCAACAAAGTTTGTTGGCGCGTCAGCAAAATGAAGACGCGGTAATGGCTTTGCGCCAGCGGCTTGAGCTGTGCGTGCGAACCACGCGCTACATCCACGAAGACACCCGCCTGCTGCGGGACGATATTCAGACGCTATTTACGGTAGAACAGTAA